Part of the Oncorhynchus mykiss isolate Arlee chromosome 12, USDA_OmykA_1.1, whole genome shotgun sequence genome, AGTAGATACTGTGTAGTTTGACACTGCGTTGGGATTTTGCAAACAGGACACTGACTTTACAACGGTTTTTATTGAAAACAACAAGCCAGGGTCAAGGATCACGCTATGCTGCCAGCATTTGAAGCAATCCTGGGCCACAGGTCTGCACATTCCTTGGCCACCGGTCCTGTGATGGCCGAACCTGTGACACAGAACACAAATTTAACCCACAACAAAAATTAGATAAAATAGTGGACAAGATGCCTTTGGCCTTGCATCAGAGCAGTAACATTTCACTCTCTGCAGACCTGCCACTTACAATGTGAACAAAAACATAGTTATGGAGCTATGCATCCACAAGAAAACTAGACTCAATTTGACTGTATCGTCTTGATTTGAACATCCACACTTTACTTTGGTTGTTGACGAACAGTTCACACTACCTTTTCAAGGTCAATTCCTATAATGTTACCTAGAAAATAACCCCACTTGGCATTGTAAAATCAAAATATGATACATAGCAGTGAGACTCTCTACCCATCTCCCCAAGTGAACTTGAAAGGAATGGACAGGTGTGCATACcaatacaatgtttttaaatCAACGACTTGAGTGAGGACGTACACACTTCCAGGAGAAAGGTAGAGAATCACACTGCCGCCATTATTTCACTATATCTAAATGTATTCAAAAGGATGACCACTATCCAGTGAACAAATGTTTCATCACTGATTGAGATTGGTCAGCCAAAATGAGACTGCCATCTCACCCACAGTGATGATCTTACTATCCCCTTCTTCGACAACTCACCGAGCTACTGACCAGACAAAGCAAGTGCTTTATGAAGGGGTGTCATTTATCATTCGCAACAAAATATTAGAAAATAAAATTTAGTACTCAAAATCCACATCCAGAATTTGAAAAGCACCCAAAGAAACCCAACCAAAAACATCCTTATGAAGAACCTTCATGACCTGGGATGGGGGACCAAAGACTCAAAATCCCAACTCACCTTTCATTTCTCCTTTGACATTCACTATGACCCCCGCATTGTCTTCAAAGTAGAGAAACACGCCATCCTTTCGCCGATACGACTTCCGCTGCCGTATCACAACCGCAGGATGCACTGTAGGAAAGAGGAAGACTATCAGAATCCAGCAACCTGACATAACTCACACTGTTGATTTTCACCATTCAGTTAAACAATTGGTCTGGAACTACTACTGTACTGAAAACTACAAGTCATTTTAAAGACCAATCAAATTACTATGCCAACCACCATTAGCAAACCACCATAATCTCTTGATTAGCTAGTCCCAGTTCATCCTATTCTAGTAATTGAATACAGAATGCAGAACACTCACCCTTTTTTCTGAGTTCTGGTTTGCCTTTCTTGACAGTGGCCATGACCATGTCACCCACACCAGCAGCGGGCAGACGGTTCAAACGTCCCTTGATGCCCTTGACAGAGATGATGTACAGGTTCTTAGCACCTGGTGAGAAAGGGGGAAGATGGTGAATATATGACAGGTTGGAGATGGTTCCACTGACCAGGCTTGATTCAAGGTACAGATCCTTGTAGGCCATTTCAAGACAAGGTTGAAATACACGACATGTTCCATCACTGATTGAGACTGCTTAGCCAAAATGAGACTGCCATCTCACATACCTGTGTTGTCAGCGCAGTTTATGACGGCGCCCACTGGGAGACCCAGCGAGATGCGAAACTTCGCCCCAGATGACCCACCACGTCCTTAAGAGAAGAGATTCCATTGAAGTAAACTTTGCATGGTGCAGAGACTGAAAGCACACTGCTTAAATCAAGCAAATATTATCCAAGTTGTTCCATCACGGATTGAGATTGTTCAGTATAGGTGACTGCCATCTCACCCACCAGTGATGATTACTATACCCTTCTTCGACAACTCACCCAGCTACTGACCAGACAAAGCAAGTGCTTTTTGAAAGGGGTTCAACTttaaaatgcttgaagacatggctaaaggtcaatcagatttgtgaacatggtccctagctgtgtgttgccgctttccatgttgtctgttgtctgtagcttgtgaggtgtggaaacactttgttgcttttatgaattttgtcttgctgctttttgttttatgttgctctgtctgtatgctgcgtcttgcttgtcctatgttgctctgtctgtatgctatgtcttgcttgtcctatgttgctatgtcttgcttgttctatgctgctattgtctatattgtaattgtttttaataacctgcccagggactgcggttgaaaattagccggctggctaaaaccagcacttttactgaaacgttgattaatgtgcactgtccctgtaaaaaataaACTCACATTTCGTTATTTTCTTTTCAGATTTAAACTACTGCCAAGAACATGCAGCCACAGCACTATGTGGGGGGCATGGAACAAAAGTGACCACACAACCAAACCAAAAGGCCTCAAGAATAGAAGTAATGTAACACTGGCTAACATTACTGCTTGTACTACAAAAAGGCAGCCCATGTTGACAGTTCTACCCCTTGTCTAATGCACACCACTAGGGTAGCTTGCAGTGGCAATTGTCCAGCTAGTTGTGAGTAGACTGCTGTTAAGgtaagctagctagttagcaattACTTGCATGGCCTGGGAGAAGAGTTGGAGGAAACTAGCTAGTTAGCAAGGAAAATAACGTtctatcacatatggaatcagtgcCTTTGGTTGATGTTTTGGGGGAAGTCCCCCTTTTTAAAAGTTAAAAACAATACACCATGGCTCAACTTGGCTAGCCGGGGAAAATCATTGCTTACACTGCACacgtagctacagtagctagtcaGCCTAGGGCTTCAGCGGTGTCCATGATTTGGAGTCATGCCTTGCTTTTAGTCAAACGCTATGCTACCACACACTGACAATAACACTCTCAAATAAGTAGTTCACCTGCCACTCATTTGTTGGACGTTGTACTGGAATGGCAACTGTGCTTATACGTGAAACGGATTAGAAAATAAGCTCACCAATTAATGTATTTTAGCTAACACGCCAAAAGCTAATCAGCTAAGTAACAGCAAACATGGCTTCGGTAACAAGCGCCTAAAATCATCCCTCTTAACAATGATCAgtacttcatattttcaagccaATATGAATGACAATTATTCATAAATCGTCCATTATCCAAATAACATTATGTTCCTATGTTAGACATTCTGCAAACGGGTAGATGAATGTGGATTTTTCTTAGCAAGTCTCTTACCTCTCTTAGACATTGCTGCTAAAGGGAAAGAGGAAGACGGAAAAAGGAATCATGGGATATAAAGTTCCGCAGACATACCAGATATTTCACGTCCGGTCGATTAAGCCTATATCGCCCTCTGCTGTTGGCTACAACAGCCTCTGCTTTCAAAATTAAAACAAAGTAAACATTGTGCAACTTCATGTGCAATTATTTACTAATTGTCCAGTCATGAATGGCAGGGGTCACAAGTGGAACACTGAAAACAGTAAAGAAATAATGAGGTGAGTGAAGCCCACCTGACTAAAAGCAAGGCATGACTCCAAATCATGGACACCGCTGAAGCCCTAGGCtgactagctactgtagctacgtGTGCAGTGTAAGCAATGATTTCCCCGGCTAGCCAAGTTGAGCCATGGTGTATTGTTTGGCTGACAGGGGACGCTGTATTGAAGCCCCCTTGATACTTCTCAACtgtaaaaaattatattttggggAGCAAAATAAAAGCATGTGTTGATGTCTACATTCGTTTTTTGACATTTTAcaaacacatattacacacacctTAAAATTacattatttgttatttatttaacctttatttaactaggcaagtcagttaagaacaaattattattttcaatgacggcctaggaactgtgggttctGCCcaggcctgttcaggggcagaacgacagatttgtaccttgtcagctcggggatttgaacttgcaaccttccggttactagtccaatgctctaaccactaggctaccctgccgccccattaagtgagctaaacattaaaaaaaaaaaaaaaaaaacatttgacttGAAAACATGTAAATACAATTTTGTGCTTGAAACATTTacgtgaaatactgtagaattccattcattcctggAGGATTGCGCCTACTAGTGAGTGCCAAtatggcttcaaagcctctcaatggccaatacatagaattagcaatccagggtttatatacactatatactgctctggaaaaaattaagagaccactgcaaaatgatCAGTTTTTCTGGTTTTACTATTGataggtatgtgtttgggtaaaattattttttttgttttattctataaactgCTGACAAtatttctcccaaattccaaataaaaataatatcatttagagcatttatttgcagaaactgaaaactggtcaaaataacaaaaaagatGCGTGTTGTCAGACCTTGAATAATGCATGtttattcagcgcatgtgacaaatacaatttgattggactctggagcagtcgaaacgccttctctggagtgatgaatcatgcttcaccatctggcagtccaatggacgaatatgggtttagcggatgccaggagaatgctaactgcccgaatgcatagtgccaactgtaaagtttggtggaggaggaataatggtctggggctgttccAGTCAATGGAAATCtaaacactacagcatacaattaacatttagatgattctgtgcttccaactttgtggcaacagtttggggaaggccctttcctgtttcaccatgacaatgcctccgtgcacaaagcgaggtccatacagaaatggtttgtcgagatcagtgtggaagaacttgactggcctgcacagagccctgacctcaaccccattaaacacatttgggatgaattggaacgctgactgcgagccaggcctaatcgtccaacatcaatgcccgacctcactaatgctcttgtgcctgaatggaagcaagtccctgcaggaATGTTCCAACATATAAGGGAAAGCTGTAATAGCTGTAATAgaggctgtaatagcagcaaaggtaccaaatccatattaatgcccatgattttggaaagagatgtgttgacgagcaggtgtacacatacttttagtcatgtagtgtacatcatTGGTGAAGACAGATGGGAAGAGGCGAAGCTTATCTTTGTTGAGAACAAAATTCAAGAGAACAGAACTAGACATAAGGTGCACAATTCATTAGACACTTGCCATCAAAAAGTATATTATGAGAAAAAGCGATACTGCCTGCTTATCTTTGAAGCCATTTCATGCAAGGATTTATCTTTGTGAGAGGGAGGATAATTATAGCAAGTGTTGATAGGAAGAATAAGGATGTGGTCTGGGTGAGAGGGGGAAAAGGATAATGGAGTTGGAGGAATAGTCTAACAGTAGGAAATTAGTGAGGATGGGGAAGATATCATGTAGgaaggagacatggagggagtgGATGATGTTACCTAAGGAGGGAGGTTTTGGCTAGGGTGAAATAGTAATTCCTCACGAAACCCAGAGAAACCAATATTTTGGTGATTTTCACAAAATGTGATCCATAGAATAGTCCTTCagaggaaggattgttgacatatgACACTGGTATCTAAAAGCAGAATTTAGAAATAATTAATCAAAGTTGGCATATTTATGTGTTAAATCTAGCAGTTGTGAAACTGTGGAAAAATATACCTGCTCTGTCCTCACTGTGTTTCTTAATAGTTAGAGTCAGCTAAACCCAATAAAATCCACAAAAGTTTGCGAAATGTCAAATTTGTGAACTGTGAAAACATTACCTTGGAAAAACAATGCTTTGCTTAAACATAATTACAGTACAATCTCCATGATGGAGCTACGCTAACATGAATCAAAACAGACAGTTACTTGCTAGacagactagctagctagcataaaaGGTATTGTTTATATAAACATCGGCTCAGTTAATTACAGAAAGAATAAATACATAGTTGCTAACATTCAACAATATTCTGCTTTTACTTAACTAGCTACAAGACTAACGCTTAGCAAGGCATAAAGGAGCTTACAGGGGTGATATTGTTGCAGTTTTTAGAGGAAGCTTGTTTGCTTGATACATTTGTTACTGTTTCGTTCATCGACGTCATCATGGACCACTTTCATGCGATGACAAAAACGGCCAATAGATGGCGCCAATGCACCCTTCAATAGTAAATTAAACGGAATGATAGCGATTCTATGGCGGTTCCAACAGAGCCCTTATGGGTGTGAGTCGTTGGTTGGTATGAATTAATTTCACCCCGGGAAACTACATTTATAATTTTTTAGCTCTATGGTCTATCTGCAAGGTTTCTATTTTTGATGGGCATCCCAGTCATCAAGCCAGAGTcgctgactgtgtgtgtatggtcTCTTGTCCATTAGTCATGTGTCTTACTACACTGCCTAGTCTGATGTCACACAACCATAGCTGCTGGAATTCGTTTGGGACTATTAAAGGCTCGAGTGAGTGCACCACTTTTGTGAAATAATATATTTTTctgaaataaaaacatgtttttctccattgcCCCTACTTCCCGCAGCTATGCACACAATGCGAACTCAGTCAGATGATGCAGAATACTTTTTTACATGATTTTTGCTGCCTCCCACAGGGAAAAAAACTAAGTTGGCTACATTATATGTTCACTTCTAACCCAAATCACTTTATTTGGCTCACACACTAAATTCATGTTTCCCCTAGGATAAAATGGGGCATTTAAAAGGGCGTTTCTGTTTTGCCAACTCACACAGAATTTCATTATTAATAACTTATCATTATAAAACTTATTGGATAgacaaaatctgttgtttaatGCTTTTTAGCCCTCAATCTACAACTTTATTAAGACAACTACCTCCCTTTTGTCTACATCCTAAAATCATTTTTACCAAATCAACTTTGCCATTTTTCAATCATTTAAATGCTGTTGTCGATAATAGCTCATTGCAGCCAGTCATATGGCTTCCTCTATCGATTCATCAGAATCTTTCAAAGACCTGTGAATGAGAGACTAGCTGCCCTCGTAATACCCACACATAGACCCCCAACTagtgttctatctctctctttctgtctgtctctctgtctctgtctctgcctctgtctctgtctctgtctctctctttctctctctctctctctctctctctctctctctctctctctctcgctctctctctcaatttcaattcaatttaagggctttattggtatgggacACATGTtaactttgccaaagcaagtgaagtacataataaacaaaagtgaaataaacaatacaaattaacagtaaaccttacactcacagaagttccaaaagaataaagaaatgtcaaatgttatattatgtctatatacagtgtgtaacgatgtgcaaatagttaaagtacaaaagggaaaataaataaacatacatatgggttgtatttacaatggtgtttgttctctctctctctctctctctgtctcactctttcttcctgtcGCTCTTCCTCTCACTTCTCTGAAGCGGGGATGTGCGCGCTAGAACAGGAAATGAATGCAGACAGAAGAGGCAGGCAAGCTGCGactggcacacacacaaagagcactctccctcacacacacacacacacacacgcacgcacgcacacaaacacacacacacacacacgcacgcacgcacgcacgcacacgcacacacacacattctctctcacacacacacacactgccctccaACCAGAGCTGGAACCTTTCAGCCCCAGGTGAAAAGACAGAAagcggaggaggggagtggaggccggccagaggaagaagaaggagagggcAGGGGGGATCAGTGAGAAGAAAAGAGTGAAAGACAGAACAGAGCAACCTGTTCGTGAGATCTGGGACTCTGCTGAAGAAACCGTGGGAGCTGGGAACACAGGCTATAGGATGGTTTTGCTGTCCTCTTGCTCCAGGTACATTTTCTGCAAAAACCTTTTAATAGACTTATTTATATTGTGATTGTTGTACCTTATCACACCTTGTTACTGAGaagtgtatgttttttttttttttttttttggcatgGCAGAAATGTTGTTTGAGGGTTCTGTAGGGAAGTaggacctttatttaacaagccAGGAGCGAGGGCTCTTATTCGAATGTATGAAAACAACACAAGTTTAACGCTAGATGCCCAGTGTGTGACTGCTGTTTggctgttgttgtctgtgtttgaCCAATCACATACTTAGTGAAAGGGTGAATGTTCACCATGgatgttgttgtgattctgtcacATGCGAATCACTCAGGAAAATTACGATTGTGTCACGTGTTGATCTCTGAGAATGATCTTGTGGTGTTTGGTCAACACCCCAGTGGTCATGATT contains:
- the LOC110538399 gene encoding 60S ribosomal protein L23, whose translation is MSKRGRGGSSGAKFRISLGLPVGAVINCADNTGAKNLYIISVKGIKGRLNRLPAAGVGDMVMATVKKGKPELRKKVHPAVVIRQRKSYRRKDGVFLYFEDNAGVIVNVKGEMKGSAITGPVAKECADLWPRIASNAGSIA